In the genome of Candidatus Palauibacter australiensis, one region contains:
- a CDS encoding DUF1499 domain-containing protein, producing MTPFHASGEPLDLFRRLQAVVAAMPRTHIVTATDDYLHAVCRTRLGFRDDLEFRWCPSENVAHVASASRIGLFDFGVNRRRVERVRRKLEAITSGQASAASDTS from the coding sequence GTGACGCCGTTCCACGCCTCGGGAGAGCCGCTCGACCTCTTTCGTCGCCTCCAGGCAGTCGTCGCCGCCATGCCGCGTACTCACATCGTCACGGCGACGGACGATTACCTGCACGCCGTCTGCCGAACCCGGCTCGGGTTCCGCGACGATCTGGAGTTCCGATGGTGCCCGTCGGAGAACGTCGCCCATGTAGCGTCGGCGTCTCGTATCGGCCTCTTCGATTTTGGGGTAAACCGGCGGAGGGTAGAGCGGGTGCGCAGGAAGCTTGAGGCGATCACGTCAGGACAGGCTTCAGCCGCCAGCGATACCTCGTGA